The region gtttccatagccctgtaagagaaagtgtaataagggccctgccgtaacatagatattacggtagctaagactactcctgggcctttcttgtagttgaagagatgagtgaactgtgacgaccacacttaaaaaaaaaaaagaaaaaagaaaacagcaaacagagaagcttccccatattggagcattggatttggtaaagtctaaagccaatgtgttgtaaaagacacaagtaagctttaggttagcaggaatggttgcatggccacctagcttttcatccttcccaggccagctaggctgacttcagcctgtagtgtttttggaatagtggtgagcatagctgccctccaagcagttgacctgggtttgattcctggccaatgtatgtgagttggcttttgacatcctacaaatccctaagcaagctcatttttctcttggacatatcacaatggtacatgctaggctggctttagcatttagcattgcagtgtgttctgttggtggtataatagttaggggatagcagcctaccaagtggtagcCCTGGGTTTGAATCATggacaatgtatgtgagttggcttttgacatcctacaaatccctaagcaagctcatttttctcttagatatatcacaatggtacatgctaggctggcttcagcatgtagcattgtagtgtgttgtgttggtggtataatggttaggatagcagcctacccagtggtaggcctgggttcgattcctggccaatgtatgtgagttggcttttgacatcctacaaatccctaagcaagctcatttttctcttggatatatcataatggtcgttcgcgaacctaaaatcggaggttcggcccacctctactgctaactcgagtgtaaaggctttgcatgagcTAACTtgagtgttaaggctttgcacgtgcaaacttgggtgctaagtagtttgcacgtgcaaacttgggtgctaagtagtttgcacgtgcaaacttgggtgcttagtagtttgcacgtgcaaaggggcttttcactgccatgctaacacttagcaccctttagtaaatcgagcccattgtattttCATTCTACTTCTGTTTGCAAGCAATGATAAACAGGACACCACCAAAATCGCTTACAGGACTCTCAGATTTCCTTGGGGTAACTTCACATTGGAGAATGGTCATTCCTTCTCTAACAAGGGCATCTCTAGCAAAATGTTCATCATATGTAAAACAATAGAACCTGTGCCCCCCAACCATGGACGTATTTGTTACTCCCAATGAGATCAGGTGTCCTCCAGGCTTTAAAAACGTTAAGATCTTCCTCAAGATTCTCATGTAGTCATTTTGATCTTTGCATATCTTATCTAGCAACAGAGTGGTGATGACGCAGTCAGCCAGTGGAACCCCTATGGGATCTGTAAGATTTTCTAACTCAAAGTCAAATTTCATAACATGAGTAATGGCTGACTTCAGCTTCATCTCTTTCTCCTCACATTcatcactgaaaaaaaagaaaacatttttttttctcttacaacTAAAGATAAAAGCAAgaaattttgaatcaggatgataccatgtattggctaacttagagataaataaaaaaaataagctttttgaataataataagccttcattggacttggttcctgcatatacagactaaaaaaaaaacacagcttatatacattggaCATTCAGAGAAGaaacatgggcctcaattcactaaggtcatgctggagataaggcatatctcccaactttttgagatgagaaaaatggacacttaaaggaatactatcgatacccaagtgttctaaaatgaccatgtacaaataatgtctaagtagctgtgtaaacattttcctacttttcctgttaaatatcagaggcaaaagctgtaatttattgagggtaggatttagctatattgggacaaatcaattgcagaaggggtgtctgcttcaatgcacagccagagttgcatatcagactacagaaagctaaTATCAAacctatcaaactctgaaagcaaacacAGTATGAAAAAACTGtaagaattagttacatttcctctgctctcttcagacacttcagtcacacacacaggacacaggagctgcagctgttgggagctctcttctctctctgtcacacacagagctacacagcgttaactgatcaagtgtgaggggaatttcccctctcctcatggctcagtcagccatcagttttggcgtcagtaaactttgaatgtattttgctaacagtaaacaaagaagttgctactaaaatgtatacaccagtacttagcagcacttcccaaacaattcctgtgtcaattgaaaaaaatatgtgaatcgatagtattcctttaaagagaaactccaacctagaattgaactttatcccaatcagtagctgatacccacttttacatgagaaatataatgattttcacaaacagaccatcaaggggcgctgtatgactgattttgtgttgaaacccttcccacaagaagctctgagtaccatggtactctgggcaaactgccacaatgtaacaatgttcacagaaaggaaatggctgtttacagctgtctgtaacagccaaaacagctaggagcagctatataacctgcccacagtaaaaatgtcaccatgtaataaatgtcagaatgtaaatcggagagaggaaagattttacaatgggcaaacactgactaaatcatttatacataattatggtaagtaagcacttttttttactacattattttcactggagtttctctttaagccacgcccttgccacacccctaatcacgccccatcATAACCCTAGTCACTCATACCATGAagagttcataagaaaaatatgttgttttataattcaaaccacactggacctttctatcctggtgcattttcccTCATATTATCATTCTAAAATTagtaatatcaatttaaaggatgggaataaagtttaaagtcaatcaaAAACATTTTAGTAGAgacatacatatatttacatagaaagaaggacaaagtcctaaaagagggacaaatgtgaaggaaagagggacagggctcccaaagagggactgtccctccaaaagagggacagttaggagctatgctTTCATGCAGGGAACTGTCATCAAATAACTGAAActgaaacccccctccctctccaaaTTCAGTGCCCTCTCCAAATTCAGTGACAGTGTGGCTGCTAAAATTGAATGAATGACTCACCATCAGCCTGAAAAAGCATGAGGAAGGCAGCTCACTCAGCTGGCTCTGGAATTCTTATCTCCTGGTCTGTCTGCAGCAGGTGGTGAAGATAAATAAACACAGGATGCCTGTGTTATAATATCCAGAGATCAGCAGCCTCCTCTGCACATGTCTCATCTCTCAGTGCAGAGTATATACATCTCAGGGTTTCTGTTGAATAAtgcccctccctcctcttccTACTAGATGGCCAGAGCAGCAACAGCATTGGCTGTTGgaaagttgctgctgctgctattggccAGAATCTCCTGCTCTGCCAGGAGGGCCGGACTAGTCTCTCCTCTCAGTGAGGATTGCTCCCCTTCACGTGACACCGTGAGGGAGGGGTCAAAACAGAACTGCCACGACAAGACCGTGACAGTTGGCCCTAttggataaggcaagagaaaacttaccaccacacatcgctCTTACCTTATTAAggtggcacagactaaccagcaagctcatggtgacccagaactcattggagtgtgtaagggactacaatggtcctaaaagcccccttactaagatgttaagaaaaacaaaagtttgctttcctaaaacagaaagaatttgcgataattcaggttggagtgagcttgagatgtctcccagagcaacactgcggaatatatgcaaattaaccattgtagtcccttacacactccaatgagttctgggtcaccatgagcttgctggttagtctgtgcctctcggattcacaagccctactccatagagccatattaatccatgccatgcactgatgaggatcaaacaatccgaaacagtctgtatgcatgttggattattatggctctgtacaaattaacaagctgacacatcattgcattccagcggttctggaggtgtgtttagcttctaagggtacaatggttaatttgcatatattcagcagtgttgctctgggagacatctcaagctcactccaacctgaattatcttattattattctttctgttttaggaaagcaaacttttgttgttCTTATTAAGGtgaagagataagttttcacagtgagagagttatcttatcacttttgtccttaagttacctcctctgtagttatttcacATGCAGTAAATTAATAGCCTGTCttaaactttagaattctgtagttattttaaggattgaatagTTAACTTtggagatctctccttaacttaaagacagaagagttaagtttactacatgccttatcaccatggtgataatacTATAAACAGCTCAAAAATTTTATTaaaacaggagataagtttagtgaattgatgtCATGCTTTTGCAAATATTAATAAATGTAATTGGATGCCTTAATTGCCACTTCAGGGGGGTTTCACAGGCATGCTAGCTAAATAGATAAGATCACCAGTTTCCTAAAACATAACATACAACAgaccaggggtgcagctagggttttggtggccccaagcagcctATAACTTGAAGCCCCGCTCCCCCTTCCACGAATGGAGTGGCACAAAAAAGATGAGACCCCAACACcacaggtgaaaaagtgggcatggccaagatatgatgtgggtggagccaaatactagcaaagtgcaggtagtccccggttcatATATGAGAaagggtacaggtggtgccctcagtataggtagcgagctataagtgctgcagtataggtagccaggtacgtgTGGTGCCCCTATAGAACTATAGGTGCTATCTATGGGCAGGGTGCTGTCTGTGGGAAGGGTGCAGGCAAGGTGCTGTCTTGCGCAAGGTGAAGGGTGCAGGCAGGGGTAGGGTGATGGGTGCAGGCAGGGGTAGGGTGATGGGTGCAGGCAGGGGTAGGGTGATAGGTGCAGGCAGGGGATGGGTGATGGGTGATGGGTGCAGGCAGGGGCAGAGTGCTGAGTGCAGGCAGGTGCAGGGTGCTAGGTGCAGCAGGTAGGGATAGGATGCTGGGTGCAGGTAGAGATAGGGTGCTGAGTGCAGGTAGGGATAGGGTGCTTAGTACAGGCTCGCACAGGGTGCTGGGTGCTGGCAGGggaagggtgcttggtgcaggcgGGGTCAGGGTACAGGCTGGCacagggtgctgggtgcaggtagggatagggtgctgggcacagacaggggcagggtgcaggctagaacagggtgctgggtgcaggtagggATAGGGTGCTGGATGCAGccaggggctgggtgcaggctgaggCAGGGGCAGGGTGATGGGTGAAGGCTGGCACAGTATTCTGGGTGCAGGCAGGAGCAGGTTGCAGGCTGGGATGGGGCAGGGTGATGGGTGTATTgcaggcaggggcagggtgcgTTTACAGAACTCAGGACAACGGCGACCGGACCTGCAAATTTTCTGCTGACTCCTGTCCCACCTGAGCTGAGCCCCTCTCTCCatatcagacctccgatcagaggCATAGCAGCAGAAACAGACGCTACGCAGCGCCAGGCGTCTGTAATATaaatgtggaagtgacatcattggtcacttccgcatttggattatatactgtacattgggCGCATGTAGCATGTGCTATGTGTGCTGCTATGCCGCTGATTGGAAGTTAGTCAAGCCGcactgcggggaggggggggggagctgccagCAGCAGAGGAAGGCCCCTCTTACAGTGAGACCCCAAGCCGGGAAGTGCCTCGTTTGTACGCTGGCGGCACCCCTGCAACAGACTCCGGGTGATGAGGAGACATCGTCAAACCTGAGTTCACGTGACTGGGCAGATTACATACATCATTAgttctaagctaaagagaattgtggtattttaaaacccaTCTTCCCAGCACATGAAATTAAATGAATAGTGGCATTAAACACTATCTTATCAGCATatgaaacaaaaaatgaaaaaataaaaagaattgtggcatttaaaaccaatCACAAGTGTCATTGTTTAAACCTTCTTCTAAAGTTTTGAAGCAATGTATACAGTTTGCTTCTTGTGTTAGTCGCTCTTTCTGTGATTTGAAGCCATCCATTAATACAGTGTCTAGAAAACCACTTAACCCtcagccgactgctccacgccaattggcgtgaatggccttttatggggctagcaggagattgtgcgcaatTGCGCACGCATCCCTGCTTGGATGGCGGAGTTAACCAGCAgcaattgccgctaggagactgttatacGGTGAAACTGccgtctgtacagcgctgcgatccatgGCAgccctgtacaggggacagccgtgtcactcgactgtcccctccagagggaaAAGAGTATTTTGATAAATGTGGTCAGGTGGGATATAATGACCAATATAGGACCCTTCAaagcattatacacagacactggGGAGTATTAAAAACTGACCCAGTGCTTAGAAGCATCATACCCGAGAGACCCAAATTTATATATAGAAGGGCGGAGAATCTTAGAAATATGATTGTACCAAGCTGTGTGGAACCACCTAAGAGTAGTCTTGTACCTAGAGAATGGCAAAAACCGGGGTTCAATCCGTGCAGGGCGTGTAAAGCATGCAGGGAATGTAGCCCCCAAAAAACTAGCACCATTGTGTCCCATGCCAATGGAAAAGTATTCAGAATTAAACAATTTATAACATGTAA is a window of Hyperolius riggenbachi isolate aHypRig1 chromosome 6, aHypRig1.pri, whole genome shotgun sequence DNA encoding:
- the LOC137523020 gene encoding nicotinamide N-methyltransferase-like isoform X1, whose translation is MDRSSDKLYHKHHHDSRTLLETYFSRNPDRAFKDDTLRAPMEKLRKAFNMGHLTGKLLIDISAGPLIHHLYFACEYFQEIILMRTNEQCIIEIMEWHDDRTRAFCWEHMTAHVTNLEGRSDECEEKEMKLKSAITHVMKFDFELENLTDPIGVPLADCVITTLLLDKICKDQNDYMRILRKILTFLKPGGHLISLGVTNTSMVGGHRFYCFTYDEHFARDALVREGMTILQCEVTPRKSESPVSDFGGVLFIIACKQK